ctgtggtccccacctgcagaaccactcctttattgggggtgtcttgctaattgcctataatttccacctgttgtctattccatttgcacaacagcatgtgaaatttattgtcaatcagtgttgcttccgaagtggacagtttgatttcacagaagtgtgattgacttggagttagattgtgttgtttaagtgttccctttatttttttgagcagtgtatattagccaATTTGAAAAATGTCATATGTAAACAGCTTTTCAAGATGGTGTAACCTTGTGTTCACTTTACTGAGAAACAGCAGAGCCTGCCAAACTCTGCTTTAGCAGTAATATTCAAAACATTGAAGCACATGAGAAATGTTTTCCAGTTCAGCCTGTCTTCGGTCATGTGACAATAGGTGTTGTGATGCAACACCACATATCCCACAAAGGGCTGCTTCGCTCCAAGAAATGAACTCCTTGGCAGTCAGAGGCTCTTTTCTTGGCATGGCCTGTGAGGTGGTAAATGGAAAAACAGGAGGCCCACACAGCAGCAGCCCTCTCTCAGAAAATCAAGTAGATTTTAACTACTGTGGTTCCTCATACTTGCTCCTGTCTTGTTAAAATGTCTTACGAACCAGTGCCACCTTGAATTACAGGTAAGAGAGATCTTATAGCTAATAATGTTATTTGACATATTGTATGTAATATGAAAATACATATTATGTAATGTAATGGAGAAATTGTAGGAGTAGAGTAAACTCAACATTTGGGTTGCAAAACAAAAGGATAGAGTAGTTAAATTATGTAAAGGACGCACCACATTTTGTCCTCTTATTCAAATGAAAGTGAGGAGCTTTTAAAAGGAAGTTAACAGGCCAACATGAAAATGAGGAATTAAAagcaccctctctcctcctgccttGCCATGTGACGACCACAGCATATGACTTCCATAACTTCATCGCTCATTACCCAGTGAAGGGCTGGACACAATTGAGTGAGTGTTGTTTGGGTCATGCCCTAGATACTTGTTTCTCCCAGTCCTCAGCTCTATCTGGCCACTGTGCAGAAGCATCCACTCCCATTTCAGGCCaactcaccactggccacactgTCTGCAGGCTGCAAGGGGCTTTACATGATGACCCATACCGggaaacaaatacattttaatataTTTAATGTCATGCGAAATGTACGTATTTCTAATGCATATAGATACATTTGATTTGCATATTTGCTCAAATGCATGTAATACCTGACAATATGCCAAAGTGGTTCCTAATTCGGCTTCTTAAATTACTCTTTACATAATGATCAATGGAGATCATTTTTTGGGGCCACCAATCAAAACGTTGGCAGTGatatcatttaaattgtgatgGTGAGTAAAAAAAACATTCTTAACATTCtttcataaagagcacatgttcaacttcataaaaaacatattttcctGTCTCCCACCAAAAAATACATAGTAAGTGCCTCTCTTCAGCTTAATTAAATAATTTAAAAATCAAGTTGTTTTTGTATagtttttgttttagtttttaatgatttaaacaaaaaaaatacattttacaatgcTCCACAATATGTCAAAATGTAGATCTATGTCTTGTGCTTCCAATGAGTTATATTATACAGCTCTGCAGTGGATGGTTAGCGGTGTTATGGTGCGTTCGTAGCCAAGTGGGAAGTGGGAATTTACCACATctgggaaaaatccacttgaacAGCCCTTCAACTGGTAGttaccaatgatgtatataaaccctggattgttgatgctatgtattggccattgagaggctttgaagccaccagtCGGCCATATTGGCTTGTCGGAGCAGTCCTCCATATTAATTAATGTAATTCTACAGTATTTTGGACAAAataacatgtatttaagtattttttatGTTGTcatggggacagtaacattagtcatCTGTaaattatactttaaggaaaatgtttttatatatctttattttttatttgtatgtttagctcacatagtACACTGTAAAACTATTCATCAAgctgtctgtaatataataaatgcGGCAAACCTGAATGTAGACATTAACACATGCATTTCTATAGTTTCTAAAATATTTTCTACAGTGGTGGGGGAGTTGCAAAATCGAGACACGTTGGCTTCAACACAGCTCCCTCTATCAGTCACCTAGTGTATACAGTGCCttaaaaaagtattcacaccccttgactttttccacattttgttgtgtaacaaAGTGGGATAAAAATGTCTTTAATTGGCATTATGTGTCTGATCTACACAAACTACTCTAACgtaatttttttaatgaaaaataaaatatgaatatatcttaattagataagtattcaaccccctgagacaacacattttagaatcacctttggtagtgagtgagtgagtgagtcttactgggtaagtctctaagagctttccacaccaggattgtgcaacatttgcccattattgttTTCTAAATACTTCacactctgtcaaattggttgttgagcaTTGctaaattcatctcccagtgtctggtggaaagcagactgaagcaggttttcctctaggattttgccagtgcttagctccattcagttaattttttttatcctgaaaaattaCTCAgcccttaacaattacaagcatacccataacatgatgcagtcaccactatgcttgaaaatatggagagtggtcctcagcaatgtgttgtattggatttgcccaaacGAGAACACTGTATTTGGGACAAAAAGTTAGTTTTCCAGTATTaccttagtgccttgttgcagacaggatgcatgttttgggatattttttgtttttgtacaggcttccttcttttcactctttcaaataggttattattgtggagtaactacaataatgttgatccatcctccgttttctcctatcacagccattaaactctgtaactgttttaaagttaaaGTTGGTTGCAATGCACTCGTCAATATTTTTTACAACGGTGAGGGATTGCCAAGATGGAGACACGGTGGCCCCATTTAGTCATCTAGTGTATCTATAAATCATTGGTAATTACTAGTTAAATCCGCcatgacagggggaatggaagcttgttgtgtgcaacagggaggtcCAATTGAATGCAAAAGCTACCCAGTACACGTTAAGTTGGATGTTGGTTGCAATGCTCTCGTtaagtttgtttgtttatttgtcacacACGGTCACTACATGACCGATAATGTATCATCTGTAGTCATTTATATGTTTCTTAGTGCTTTTGGTATGCTTTTGGTATGTGTCAAGTACAATAATTGGCGGCAGCCTATTAAAAGACTTGGAGGCTTGGCTTTTTGGAAGTGTAGTCTCCCATGAGACGGTTTGTCATGCCAGTTAATGTGTTAAGTTGTTCTGTAAAGGTTAAGCTGCTGGGGAGTCGCAAGATGGTGGGTACACCTGAATGGTTGACTTGCGGATGGAGTCAGGGGAACACATTGAGGTAGGTAGGAAAAAAAGGAATAAAGTGGAACATATTAAGAGTAAATATAGAGTGCTGGAGAAGGAAATTGAACATGACGAGACTGAGGAGGAATTAACTGCGGTGGCAGGTGTCGAGAAGACCGCCGAGATCGAGCCTCGTCCAATGAGGATAAATAATTGTTTTGCTTAGTGGACGtgagagttttggagagaatgtGTCCTTGCCTTCTGGCTGATCCATATGTGTTGTCAGGTTGAGTGGAGAAGAGGTTGGAGAATGTTGGGTCGGTGAAAGTGACTCGAAGTGGAATCATGTAGATTTTTTTGCGTTTCTGCCATCCAGAAGGACAAGAACTGTGACTTGCTTTCCTCTCCGGTGCAGGGCGCTGTTTAAAGGAGTGATAACTGGAGTGGCGTTAAGTGTTGAGGAGGGCCAACTGAAGTTGAAGATTCCCGGGTGTCTGTGACGCCCTCCGTTTGGTGCGATGCAGACCCGGTGGAGAGTGtggtgaaacagagagacacTCTCTGTACTACTGAGTTTTGATGCAGAGTTTTTACCAGATAAAGTCAAGTTATGGTCATGTGGCAGCTGTGAGTATGAGggagattcctagatgtgagaagtTTGCAGGAGGAATGTTTAGTGTCGTGGTAAAAAGTTGTGTGTAAACTGTAGGGGTACCCATGGTAGGGGTACACATTGCTTTGTCTCAGATATGTCaggtgagagaaaggcaggtttaggttgccaggatcagagtagtgcagaaggtgtcaTATGCTGAAGCAATGAAGAGGGTAGTAGATGAAGATGGGTCCAGGAAGAGGGATCctaagaggatccctgtgagtaggcagaggtcaatagagagtgatagaaataatgtgcttcagtaaggttaTTTTCTTGGCGTTCATGGCCATGGTTGTCACCTGTACCGTAGGAATGAAATGGAAATCACAGAAGATAGATGTTGTGgttgcagctgcagagaagtacttagGTGTACAAGATTTTACTGCAAAAGAGTTACAAGGTGTTTTGAATGATAGTGTCCTGTCCTTCTAGGCTGTTCGCTTGGTGTAGTATCAGATAGGGCCAaagtagtggaatagtgatgAGGTTTTAATGGTTGGTGGGGCAATTTCTTCACAATGTGTAATGAATTTATACTACAGAATAGTAGGCTTATTTAGAGCCAATACAGTTggtggcggcatgcacctatAACATTTGTTTGCTGACCGCCATAATACCGAAGAAGAAGAAAAGTTAAGCTTGTACAGTGCAAGTTCTACAGTCTTAATGACACTGACAAAAGTGCATGTGATACTAAAGAGCCTATTAAAGTTTCATTGTTATGACATTCACCATTTCGTTACAATATGATTTGGCAATTTTTAAAATATTTGCTATACATTTTAATTTAAGAATGTATTTcttacaaatacatttaaatgcatgtTGGAATATATTTTACAAAACATTttcaaatacataaaaaaaagttAATCAATAAATACACTCTTTAATGTGTTTCAGAATGTATTTTGAAATACATTAAATAATTTTCTGATGCATTTAACATATATTGTGATGCAAATgtttatatatacattatatttatACATTCCGTATTATATGTTGGAATGTATTTAAAAGTTATGAAATATTTTGGGGGGCCAATTTCAAATATTTCACACACAAAATGTagctaaaaaatatattttagatgttCTTTTTTTTCCGTATTGGGAGTATCCAGTGTGAGCTAGAAAATGGGACACGCAGGCTTAGCTACTTCACTGTGCTCTGTGAAAAGTGGATGCACTTACTGAAGTAATCAGATTACACTAATATGGTTGTTTACATTAGTTCACATGACGAAGACTGTTGTACTTCTGAGTTTACTGGTCAGTAGTGTCATACAGTAAATAGCAACTGCGATCATCATCGGGTCATATAAGTGGGAAGGAATTTATGTGCAATATAGTTTGGGTTCAAAATAGGAGTCAGACATAAAAATTATCTCTTGACCCTACTGCTCACACTTATTGGAAAACTATTTGAATTCATTTTGGGTCCTTGTGATTTACATGAGGTACAACAGTAGACACAATGTTCAGCCAAACTAAAGTACAACTATTTATTTCTTAGCAATTGAATTGAAATATGATTCAGACACAATAAACATCTGTGTTGTCTTGTCCCTTCTCCATCTAGTCTCAGGTCTCGTTAACTATGTGTATGACACCACCTACTGGTGCTGAGTACTTGCTGACACTACCTACAGCAGATTACGAAACAAGGAAACCATTCAGCTGGGGGAacatcctccaccaccacaccattAACACACAAACAGATTTACTTCCTAACCTTATGTCCTCAAACTCAGGTCTGGAAACTGAGGCCAAGGAACTCACTGTTGAGCCATGTGGGAGTGACATTGGAAAAAGCATCATACCAATGACTGTAttgaaggaggagggtcttcttcAAGCAGCCTGTGTTTCCTTTTGCCCAGAGGGGGAGCCAGATTCCTTTCATGAGCATCTGTGGAGCTACTTCTGCACTGCCGAAGGAGAATGCCCAACATTCCCAGAATACCAACACATACCGCTGTAGATTAGACTAAAGCAGGACTTCTATACAGACTACTTATAGTCATAGCATCTGTATGATATATCCAGCTTATTACAGGAGTTTGGGTTTCTAATGAATTGTATCTCTTTAAGGCTATTGTTGTCGTTAATAATTTCAAAGAGCCATGcccaaaaacagaaataccaaaacattccAAACAGCTCAATCATTTGAAGTTAGGAATTCATTTCTGATGCAGCGTCGCAGGACAAAACATGCCCAAATAAAGTATAAAACAGACTTCAGTTGCCTCAAATTTGACATTCCCTATGCTGGTCATATGGCACCTGCCACAAACGTAGACAAAACATTGATCTACCTcggagcagacctgggttcaatacatgcatatttctgcgtttttgagtattttcaaatgatTTTGCCAAATCAGCTACTTTAATTtgaagtatttgaaagtatttttgaATAATTATATAAATCCTCAGTTATTTCAAATACCCCTAGGACCAAAAGGACCTGGGGACAAATGCAAGGAGTATTTTAATATTTGTATTCGAAAATATACTTGTCTGTGTATTTAAGCATTTTCAAATACATGAAATAAAGTGTATTTCCAAGTACATTGCAATATTCAAGTATTTGtattttcaaaaaaatatataactttttttttttaagtaattgAAATACCCTAAATAGTATTTGCACCCAGGTCTGCCTTAGATAGAAAGTCATTAGGCTAGATGTAAGTATACAGTATGCTACTAATAGTGTATGAACGTGTTTGCATCTTTGCTGTAAACTGTAAAATGAACATGCATCTTAGCTTTGaagtaaacattcaacattgccATCTGTTGGTCACGTGCTGTACATTATACTTTACGGCTACTGAGCTCCAGCAAAGTAAACATTAAGTTGAAAACATAAAACAGGTGAAAACCTCAGGATGCTTTAAGAATCCTTTTAAGAGGTGAAATATCATGCTGGGTTAGTTTGCGAGGATTAGAGCAGTGGAAAAGAGACCTCGGCAGAACCTCAGGGAGTATAAGGTAAGGCACAACACACCCGGGTATAAGTACACTATTGTAAGGACTTAGGCTACCTGATCTCACCTTGGCTGCAACATTCCACCCCCTAAGAATAAACCCTGGGATGTTATGTAACCACTACTGAGCTCTCTCTGTTTTGTACACTCGTTTGTTACCTGTGCTTATAATTTCTGGTATTATACTCAATTTTGAGAGTCTCATCGCACAGTTTGTTTATCTAATGACATAGTCACACTGTGATAGTGGTTTAAGCATATTTTTCCTTTTCATATAAATGGAAAAAAGGAGATACCAATACAAAATGCCCTGAAGTATTACTGCTGTTACATGTCATTATAATGTTGTGAAGGAGATCCTTCTGATATTCTATTAACATAAATAGACACACAGCAAATGTAAAAATCAACAAGTGTACATTTATTGAATCAGTAGATATTACATGTTGGCAGTGTACACCCACAGAGAAAGTCTGGCCACATAGCATATTTCTGGATGAAAGGTGCTTTTCTCAAGCATTTGGCTGCCTCCCTGTCACATTTGCAGAGAATCTTCTCACATTTGTCCTTGAGATCATCTGGAATGAAAAGAGGGTTAAGTGGGTGAGTAGTTTCCTTAAATGACAGCTGATGTGAAAGGAGTGGTCTGTGGAGGATATGAAGGAAACACTCTGAGGTTTAGAAATGTTAGAAAATGTCTGATGCTCAAATAAACACCGTAAACATCCTGAACTGTGTAGCTTGTCCTATGTGCTTTTGCGATTAGCAATTATGGTGGGAGCTTAAAATACCTGAAAATGTGGGTGAGAAATTATTCCTTTCGTGCCCATTCCCTCCTAGCACTCCTGTCCCCTATAATGTCTGCAGTGTTTATAAACTACTCAGATGTTTGTTGATCACACATCTGTTATTTTCCATGCACTGAAAAGACCCATTCATTTTCAACAGCAAATCTATACAAAAATGACAAAGTCATAGCACACCTCTGTGAGGGGAGGGATAGGCTTACCCCACTTGATTTAATCATTATGTTTCATTCATGTGCATAAAACTGAGATGGCGTACCACATTCTGCAGTCCTGTCTTCACACGTCCATTGATACCTTCTTGTCTTGGTTTGACAACCAGCAGTTTCTGCATCTCCGTAGCAGCAGTCATGTTTGTGACAGCACCTTAATGAAGGAAAAAATACACTACTGTAAGACTTAAAACAGGGCATTATAAGAACTATTTGCTGTCTCAGTGATGCACTGCATAAGTAATACAGTCCCTTTTTCTAGAAACTATTAGCTGAAAAGGCAGAGACTGGGCGTTTTTCCATATTATTGTGGCTTGGACCAACAGCAGCTCTATTTAAAACAAAAGGAAATGAAAGAGGATGGGCTCAACTATTGTTAGCAGGCAGGCC
Above is a window of Salmo salar chromosome ssa03, Ssal_v3.1, whole genome shotgun sequence DNA encoding:
- the LOC106601151 gene encoding phospholipase A2; protein product: MPAIYRILLLFSVVIASMALQSPPRTKRGLLELAGVIKCSTGRSALAYMMYGCYCGLGGQGWPRDKADWCCHKHDCCYGDAETAGCQTKTRRYQWTCEDRTAECDDLKDKCEKILCKCDREAAKCLRKAPFIQKYAMWPDFLCGCTLPTCNIY